One Oncorhynchus masou masou isolate Uvic2021 chromosome 27, UVic_Omas_1.1, whole genome shotgun sequence genomic window carries:
- the ufsp1 gene encoding inactive Ufm1-specific protease 1, with the protein MANLEENISERIDWGEKAVVGEKHKGTERNADWTGTLLNNAHIGLPSPAPDVVKCSLISGECLYFHYGCDGQDDRGWGCGYRTLQTMASWLCQSWAPPPPKGKCRPPPSLPEIQHALVAMGDKLAMFAGSREWIGTFEAALVLDYYYDVPCKVVHVRGGGVELERAVEELHQHFQSQGSPVMMGGDRDNSSKGILGVCTRHGGQGSYLLVMDPHYYGPRLEMTSVQGLGWVSWKKVGSLDHSSFYNLCLPQTSRKLNG; encoded by the coding sequence ATGGCTAATCTCGAGGAAAACATTTCTGAGCGGATTGACTGGGGTGAAAAGGCAGTGGTGGGAGAAAAACACAAAGGCACAGAGCGTAATGCAGattggacagggactctgctgaaTAATGCACACATTGGACTTCCTAGCCCAGCACCAGATgttgtcaaatgctccctaataTCTGGGGAGTGTCTCTACTTCCACTATGGGTGTGATGGTCAGGACGacaggggctggggctgtggctaCCGCACCTTACAGACCATGGCCTCTTGGCTGTGCCAGAGCTGGGCCCCACCACCACCTAAGGGCAAATGCAGACCCCCACCCAGCCTCCCTGAAATCCAGCACGCCCTGGTCGCAATGGGGGACAAGCTTGCCATGTTCGCTGGCTCTCGCGAGTGGATAGGGACGTTTGAGGCGGCCCTGGTCCTCGACTACTACTACGACGTCCCCTGTAAGGTTGTCCACGTGCGGGGTGGAGGGGTAGAACTAGAGAGAGCTGTCGAGGAGCTCCACCAGCACTTCCAGAGCCAGGGGTCTCCTGTCATGATGGGAGGCGACCGGGACAACTCCTCCAAGGGGATCCTGGGTGTGTGCACTCGGCATGGAGGCCAGGGGAGCTACCTGCTGGTGATGGACCCTCACTACTATGGGCCCAGACTGGAGATGACATCGGTGCAGGGGCTGGGGTGGGTGTCGTGGAAAAAAGTAGGGTCACTGGATCATAGCTCTTTCTATAACTTGTGTCTGCCTCAGACTTCCCGGAAATTAAACGGATAA
- the LOC135516260 gene encoding endonuclease domain-containing 1 protein-like yields MVAVKHLSIYSSLSLAVLLILGCVRESQAGVVEDFNHVERCKDSLYMGTPPRGYLLGNSLKKLCQRYEDKPRFVTLYDPHKHIPVYSAYTFKKSDGEKRVDFPWMFEPQLASEKGSSNMEPFPQSSSHMHMNFEDSQAVLEDYADVVQYERGHLNPDEHQADPLDKASTYTLTNVVPQIREFNIGPWAEYEDLIRKRLNNYCRGKAYVITGVTTSGNMIRRDNLDRVAIPEYMWSAYCCTDYDQNAPYFMRYKFPSFGAYGLNDRVNNHLVEVPMKNLEKFLRGRMDVDKNFQIFYNDCVPDS; encoded by the exons ATGGTCGCCGTGAAACACTTATCCATctactcttctctgtccctgGCGGTCCTGCTGATACTGGGCTGTGTGCGAGAGTCCCAGGCCGGGGTGGTGGAGGACTTTAACCATGTGGAGCGCTGTAAGGACTCCCTGTACATGGGAACCCCACCTCGGGGCTACCTGCTTGGTAACTCCCTGAAGAAGCTCTGCCAGCGCTACGAGGACAAGCCCCGCTTCGTCAccctctacgacccccacaaacACATCCCTGTCTACTCGGCCTATACCTTCAAGAAGTCTGATGGCGAGAAGAGGGTAGACTTCCCCTGGATGTTCGAGCCACAG TTGGCATCAGAGAAGGGCAGTAGCAACATGGAGCcgttcccccagtcctcctcccacATGCACATGAACTTTGAGGACAGCCAGGCGGTGCTGGAGGACTATGCTGACGTGGTCCAGTACGAGAGAGGGCATCTCAACCCAGATGAGCACCAGGCTGATCCCCTGGACAAGGcctccacctacacactgacCAACGTGGTGCCCCAG ATCCGTGAGTTCAATATCGGGCCCTGGGCCGAGTACGAGGACCTCATCCGCAAGCGCCTCAACAACTACTGCCGCGGCAAAGCCTACGTGATCACCGGGGTCACAACCTCTGGGAACATGATCCGCCGTGACAACCTGGACCGCGTGGCCATTCCTGAGTACATGTGGTCGGCCTACTGCTGCACCGACTACGACCAGAACGCGCCCTACTTCATGCGGTACAAGTTCCCGTCATTCGGGGCCTATGGGCTGAATGACCGCGTCAACAACCACCTGGTGGAGGTTCCGATGAAGAACCTGGAGAAGTTCCTCAGGGGAAGGATGGACGTGGACAAGAACTTCCAGATCTTCTACAACGACTGTGTGCCTGACTCATAG